Proteins co-encoded in one Aquincola tertiaricarbonis genomic window:
- the uraD gene encoding 2-oxo-4-hydroxy-4-carboxy-5-ureidoimidazoline decarboxylase, giving the protein MDTDLPTLATLNHCAPAQFMATLGSVFEHAPWVPEAVLPHRPFDSLPALHAAMLAVLRALPEPALLDLLRGHPELAGDAARRGLMTADSSSEQGRLALHDLAAEEAARWDALNAAYRQRFGFPFILCIARHSRESALAAFEQRLHHDRSTELQQALDEIAEISRRRLDQRLRAAA; this is encoded by the coding sequence ATGGACACCGACCTGCCGACCCTCGCCACGCTGAACCACTGCGCACCGGCGCAGTTCATGGCCACGCTGGGCAGCGTGTTCGAGCATGCGCCCTGGGTGCCCGAAGCCGTGCTGCCGCACCGCCCCTTCGACAGCCTGCCGGCGCTGCATGCCGCCATGCTGGCGGTGCTGCGAGCGCTGCCCGAGCCGGCCCTGCTGGACCTGCTGCGCGGCCACCCCGAGCTGGCCGGCGACGCGGCCCGCCGCGGGCTGATGACCGCCGACTCGTCCAGCGAGCAAGGCCGACTGGCCCTGCACGACCTGGCGGCGGAAGAAGCCGCCCGCTGGGATGCGCTGAATGCCGCCTACCGCCAGCGCTTCGGCTTTCCCTTCATCCTGTGCATCGCGCGCCACAGCCGCGAGAGCGCGCTGGCCGCCTTCGAACAGCGCCTGCATCACGACCGCAGCACCGAGCTGCAGCAGGCCCTGGACGAGATCGCCGAGATCTCGCGCCGTCGCCTGGACCAGCGCTTGCGTGCGGCTGCCTGA
- a CDS encoding LysR family transcriptional regulator, with product MRHSLLPIVLRYVDQVARSGSVQGAAKELHVAASAVHRQVLQLEDELGVALFERLPRGMRLTSAGDAVVTLARRWRHDERRLVEDIRQMQGVFQGRVRMMAMDSHATSVLPALVARLGEAHPRISLDIEIASTDEAVAALVAGKAEVVAGFNLHPRRELLPLWQAALPLGCVVAPGHPLAGLETVSLQEVSAHPIALQSKALLIRRYLEAHYDWLFNDSRARVETNSLQLVKMLARQGRHVALTSELDAAPELLSGTLCFVPVRDPRAEPQTVAVAIHAGKPPGPLVKTVATVLAECIADCLAQVRSTGDLSAAGPPQGAERPPGGPRTQ from the coding sequence ATGCGCCATTCGCTGTTGCCCATCGTGCTGCGCTACGTCGACCAGGTGGCGCGTTCCGGCTCCGTCCAGGGTGCAGCCAAGGAGCTGCACGTGGCCGCCTCCGCCGTGCACCGACAGGTGCTGCAGCTGGAAGACGAACTGGGCGTGGCGCTGTTCGAGCGGCTGCCGCGCGGCATGCGCCTGACCTCGGCTGGCGACGCGGTGGTCACGCTGGCACGGCGCTGGCGGCACGACGAGCGGCGGCTGGTGGAGGACATCCGCCAGATGCAGGGCGTGTTCCAGGGCCGGGTGCGCATGATGGCGATGGACAGCCATGCCACCAGCGTGCTGCCGGCGCTGGTGGCGCGGCTGGGCGAGGCGCATCCCCGTATTTCGCTGGACATCGAGATCGCCAGCACCGACGAAGCGGTGGCCGCGCTGGTGGCCGGCAAGGCCGAGGTGGTGGCTGGTTTCAACCTGCACCCGCGGCGCGAGCTGCTGCCGCTGTGGCAGGCCGCGCTGCCGCTGGGCTGCGTGGTGGCGCCCGGGCATCCGCTGGCGGGGCTGGAGACGGTGAGCCTGCAGGAGGTGAGCGCCCATCCCATCGCGCTGCAGAGCAAGGCGCTGCTGATCCGCCGCTACCTGGAGGCGCACTACGACTGGCTGTTCAACGACAGCCGGGCGCGGGTGGAGACCAATTCACTGCAGCTGGTGAAGATGCTGGCCCGCCAGGGCCGGCATGTGGCGCTGACGTCCGAGCTGGACGCCGCGCCCGAACTGCTGTCCGGCACGCTGTGCTTCGTGCCGGTGCGCGACCCGCGCGCGGAGCCGCAGACGGTGGCCGTGGCCATCCACGCCGGCAAGCCGCCCGGGCCGCTGGTCAAGACGGTGGCGACGGTGCTGGCGGAGTGCATTGCCGACTGTCTGGCGCAGGTGCGAAGCACCGGCGACCTCAGCGCCGCCGGGCCGCCCCAAGGCGCTGAGCGCCCCCCCGGGGGGCCGCGAACGCAGTGA
- a CDS encoding translation initiation factor Sui1, which produces MKSRSATGGLVYSTDAGRMCPDCRQPLAQCRCKALAAATPAGDGIVRVARETKGRGGKAVTVVRGLPLDAAALAKMGTQLKSLCGTGGTAKDGVVEVQGDHRDKVIAHLQAAGYTVKRSGG; this is translated from the coding sequence ATGAAATCCCGCTCCGCCACCGGCGGCCTCGTGTACTCCACCGACGCTGGCCGCATGTGCCCCGATTGCCGCCAGCCACTGGCCCAGTGCCGCTGCAAGGCCTTGGCTGCCGCCACGCCGGCGGGCGACGGCATCGTGCGGGTGGCCCGCGAGACCAAGGGTCGCGGCGGCAAGGCGGTGACGGTGGTGCGTGGGCTGCCGCTGGACGCGGCCGCACTGGCCAAGATGGGCACCCAGCTCAAGAGCCTGTGCGGCACCGGTGGTACCGCCAAGGACGGCGTGGTCGAGGTGCAGGGCGACCACCGGGACAAGGTGATCGCGCATCTGCAGGCGGCCGGCTACACCGTCAAGCGCTCGGGAGGCTGA
- a CDS encoding type II toxin-antitoxin system MqsR family toxin, giving the protein MEKRTPHCKLRVVKQMVTEGLCEATITALGTAREMGLGFSDMKRELLRLEAPSFYKSMTTHADHRLWQDVYRHTLESGLKAYVKLTVHEGVLIVSFKEL; this is encoded by the coding sequence ATGGAGAAACGGACGCCGCACTGCAAGCTGCGGGTGGTCAAGCAGATGGTCACCGAAGGCTTGTGCGAGGCCACCATCACTGCGCTTGGCACGGCCAGGGAGATGGGGCTGGGCTTCAGCGATATGAAGCGCGAGTTGCTGCGTCTAGAGGCGCCTAGCTTTTACAAGAGCATGACCACACATGCGGATCACCGGCTGTGGCAAGACGTCTATCGACACACGCTCGAGAGCGGCCTGAAGGCCTATGTGAAGCTGACGGTGCATGAGGGTGTGCTGATCGTTTCCTTCAAGGAGTTATGA
- a CDS encoding type II toxin-antitoxin system MqsA family antitoxin, with product MKCPHCGGASMAADTRDVAYTYKGRDTVIPQVTGRFCPACGEVLLAGEHAERYSDLVGRFHREVNATLVDPAYIAKVRRKLALDQREAAEIFGGGVNAFSRYETGKTKPPVALMKLLKVLDRHPELLQEVRAG from the coding sequence ATGAAATGTCCCCACTGCGGCGGCGCGTCCATGGCAGCCGATACCCGCGATGTCGCTTACACCTACAAGGGGCGGGACACCGTCATCCCGCAGGTGACGGGCCGGTTCTGCCCTGCATGCGGTGAGGTGCTGCTCGCGGGCGAACACGCAGAGCGCTACAGCGATCTGGTAGGGCGGTTTCACAGGGAGGTGAATGCAACTCTGGTGGACCCCGCCTACATCGCTAAGGTGCGTCGCAAGCTGGCATTAGACCAGCGCGAGGCTGCCGAGATCTTCGGGGGTGGCGTCAACGCGTTCTCCCGTTACGAAACCGGCAAGACCAAGCCGCCAGTGGCGTTGATGAAGCTGCTGAAGGTGCTGGACCGGCACCCCGAGCTTCTGCAGGAGGTGAGGGCGGGCTGA
- a CDS encoding RNA methyltransferase → MQLDHLRQRLRDLGAKPTHTSRLLRQWVNARPLEGGRSLAEHFLPLPVREQLPALAAELAGLATVRSAHPAEDGAERLLVGLADGQTVESVLLPRDGVCVSTQVGCAVGCVFCMTGQGGLLRQVSSGEIVAQVVLARQRRPVKKVVFMGMGEPAHNLDAVMDAITVLGLEGGIGHKQLVFSTVGDARVFERLPQGPVKPALALSLHSTFADKRAELLPRAPRWEPAELVEAAERYARATGYPIQYQWTLLAGINDGDDELERIATLLQGRYAMMNFIPYNTNEGLPFSRPDGERAAEMARHLNRRGVLTRLRWSAGQDIDGGCGQLRARESVPRGRRAIPIHAG, encoded by the coding sequence ATGCAACTCGACCACCTCCGCCAACGCCTGCGCGACCTGGGCGCCAAGCCCACCCATACCTCGCGCCTGCTGCGTCAGTGGGTGAACGCACGCCCGCTGGAAGGCGGGCGCAGCCTGGCCGAGCACTTCCTGCCGCTGCCCGTGCGTGAGCAGCTGCCCGCGCTGGCCGCCGAGCTGGCGGGCCTGGCCACGGTGCGTTCGGCCCACCCCGCCGAAGACGGCGCCGAGCGCCTGCTGGTGGGCCTGGCCGATGGCCAGACGGTGGAAAGCGTGCTGCTGCCGCGCGATGGCGTGTGCGTCTCCACCCAGGTGGGTTGCGCGGTGGGCTGCGTGTTCTGCATGACCGGGCAGGGCGGCCTGCTGCGCCAGGTGAGCAGCGGCGAGATCGTGGCCCAGGTGGTGCTGGCCCGCCAGCGCCGGCCGGTCAAGAAGGTGGTGTTCATGGGCATGGGCGAGCCCGCCCACAACCTGGACGCGGTGATGGACGCCATCACCGTGCTGGGCCTGGAAGGCGGCATCGGCCACAAGCAGCTGGTGTTTTCCACCGTCGGCGATGCGCGGGTGTTCGAGCGGCTGCCGCAGGGCCCGGTCAAGCCGGCGCTGGCGCTGTCGCTGCACAGCACCTTTGCCGACAAGCGCGCCGAGCTGCTGCCCCGCGCGCCGCGCTGGGAGCCGGCCGAGCTGGTGGAGGCCGCCGAACGCTATGCCCGCGCCACCGGCTACCCCATCCAGTACCAGTGGACGCTGCTGGCCGGCATCAACGATGGCGATGATGAGCTGGAGCGCATCGCCACGCTGCTGCAGGGGCGCTACGCGATGATGAACTTCATCCCCTACAACACCAACGAGGGCCTGCCCTTCAGCCGCCCCGACGGTGAACGCGCGGCCGAGATGGCCCGCCACCTCAACCGCCGCGGCGTGCTCACCCGGCTGCGCTGGTCGGCCGGCCAGGACATCGACGGCGGCTGCGGCCAGCTGCGCGCCCGTGAGTCGGTGCCGCGCGGGCGGCGCGCCATCCCGATCCACGCGGGTTGA
- a CDS encoding PQQ-dependent sugar dehydrogenase, whose amino-acid sequence MPFSSTVGRPLPAVLAVAALLALAGCGDTAKLQLQDGIGANPQLPPPNKTLIPTVHVAEASAWPAGAAPTAAPGTRVVRFAEGLDHPRWLYVLPNGDVLVAETNAPPKPEDKSGGIKGWVMKKVMAKAGAGVPSANRITLLRDADGDGVAEQRSVFAENLKSPFGMALVGNQFYVANADALVRFDYQPGALKLQGTGTPVAELPGGRNHHWTKSLIASPDGRKLYVGVGSNSNVAEHGMAEEEQRAAILEIDTATGAKRVYASGLRNPVGLAWQPDGQQLWVAVNERDEIGSDLVPDYMTSVKDGGFYGWPYSYYGQTVDERVQPPRPDLVAQAIKPDYALGAHTASLGLAWSAGNALPPAFAKGMFIGQHGSWNRKPRSGYRVIFVPFDGAKPSGQPVEVLTGFINAEDKAQGRPVGVAIDRRGGLLVADDVGNIIWRVTAAK is encoded by the coding sequence ATGCCTTTTTCCTCCACCGTTGGCCGCCCCCTGCCTGCCGTGCTGGCCGTGGCCGCCCTGCTGGCCCTGGCCGGCTGCGGCGACACCGCCAAGCTGCAGCTGCAGGACGGCATCGGCGCCAACCCGCAGCTGCCGCCGCCGAACAAGACGCTGATTCCCACGGTGCATGTGGCCGAGGCGAGCGCCTGGCCGGCCGGTGCTGCGCCCACCGCCGCACCGGGCACCCGCGTGGTGCGCTTCGCGGAGGGCCTGGACCACCCGCGCTGGCTGTACGTGCTGCCCAATGGCGACGTGCTGGTGGCCGAGACCAACGCGCCACCCAAGCCCGAGGACAAGAGTGGCGGCATCAAGGGCTGGGTGATGAAGAAGGTGATGGCCAAGGCCGGCGCCGGCGTGCCCAGCGCCAACCGCATCACCCTGTTGCGCGACGCCGATGGCGACGGCGTGGCCGAGCAGCGCTCGGTGTTCGCCGAGAACCTCAAGTCGCCTTTCGGCATGGCGCTGGTGGGCAACCAGTTCTACGTGGCCAATGCCGACGCGCTGGTGCGCTTCGATTACCAGCCGGGCGCGCTGAAGCTGCAGGGCACCGGCACCCCGGTGGCCGAGCTGCCCGGCGGCCGCAACCACCACTGGACCAAGAGCCTGATCGCCAGCCCCGATGGCCGCAAGCTCTACGTCGGCGTGGGCAGCAACAGCAACGTGGCCGAACACGGCATGGCGGAGGAGGAACAGCGCGCCGCCATCCTGGAGATCGACACCGCCACCGGTGCCAAGCGGGTGTATGCCTCGGGGCTGCGCAACCCCGTGGGCCTGGCCTGGCAGCCCGACGGCCAGCAGCTGTGGGTGGCGGTGAACGAGCGTGACGAGATCGGCAGCGACCTGGTGCCCGACTACATGACCTCGGTGAAGGACGGCGGCTTCTACGGCTGGCCCTACAGCTACTACGGCCAGACGGTGGACGAGCGCGTGCAGCCGCCCCGCCCCGACCTGGTAGCCCAGGCCATCAAGCCCGACTACGCGCTGGGTGCGCACACCGCGTCGCTGGGCCTGGCCTGGTCGGCCGGCAACGCGCTGCCGCCGGCTTTTGCCAAGGGCATGTTCATCGGCCAGCACGGCTCCTGGAACCGCAAGCCGCGCAGCGGCTACCGCGTGATCTTCGTGCCCTTCGACGGCGCCAAGCCCAGCGGCCAGCCGGTGGAGGTGCTCACCGGCTTCATCAACGCCGAAGACAAGGCCCAGGGCCGCCCGGTGGGCGTGGCCATCGACCGGCGCGGTGGCCTGCTGGTGGCCGACGACGTGGGCAACATCATCTGGCGGGTGACGGCGGCGAAGTGA
- a CDS encoding YgjP-like metallopeptidase domain-containing protein yields the protein MTSLKYLAGYPPALLAQVQQAIDAGELGGSLARRYPDPHEVRTDRALYDYVNELRSQYLRNAAPLSKVAYDNKLKVIQHALGTHTTVSRVQGNKLKAKREIRVASLFKEAPAPFLRMIVVHELAHLKEREHDKAFYALCTHMEPAYHQLEFDLRLWLTAQELGDT from the coding sequence ATGACCTCGCTGAAGTACCTCGCCGGCTACCCGCCCGCGCTGCTGGCGCAGGTGCAGCAAGCCATCGACGCCGGCGAGCTGGGTGGCAGCCTGGCCCGCCGCTACCCCGACCCGCACGAGGTGCGCACCGACCGCGCGCTGTACGACTACGTGAACGAGCTGCGCAGCCAATACCTGCGCAATGCCGCGCCCCTGAGCAAGGTGGCCTACGACAACAAGCTCAAGGTCATACAACACGCGCTGGGCACGCACACCACGGTGTCGCGGGTGCAGGGCAACAAGCTCAAGGCCAAGCGCGAGATCCGCGTGGCCAGCCTGTTCAAGGAGGCGCCGGCGCCCTTCCTGCGCATGATCGTGGTTCATGAGCTGGCGCACCTGAAGGAGCGCGAGCATGACAAGGCCTTTTATGCCTTGTGCACCCACATGGAGCCGGCCTACCACCAGCTCGAGTTCGACCTGCGGCTGTGGCTCACGGCGCAGGAGCTGGGAGATACCTGA
- a CDS encoding malonic semialdehyde reductase: MTQALPTAALEQTFLNARTFNKFTDQPVSDETLRQLYDLAKWGPTSMNSQPARFVFVRSAEAKARLAEALSPGNVAKTNAAPVTVIVAMDNQFYEHLPEQFPAVNAKPMFEGNAGLAEATAQRNSALQGAYLIIAARQLGLDCGPMSGFDPAKVNAAFFPDGRHKVNFLINLGYGDASGNHPRGPRLPFDAVATIA; the protein is encoded by the coding sequence ATGACCCAAGCCCTGCCCACCGCCGCGCTCGAACAGACCTTCCTGAACGCCCGCACCTTCAACAAGTTCACCGACCAGCCGGTGAGCGACGAGACGCTGCGCCAGCTGTACGACCTGGCCAAGTGGGGCCCCACCTCGATGAACAGCCAGCCGGCGCGCTTCGTGTTCGTGCGCAGCGCCGAAGCCAAGGCCAGGCTGGCCGAGGCGCTGTCGCCCGGCAACGTGGCCAAGACCAACGCCGCCCCGGTGACGGTGATCGTGGCGATGGACAACCAGTTCTACGAGCACCTGCCCGAGCAGTTCCCGGCCGTCAACGCCAAGCCGATGTTCGAAGGCAATGCCGGCCTGGCCGAAGCCACCGCCCAGCGCAACAGCGCACTGCAGGGCGCCTACCTGATCATCGCGGCCCGCCAGCTGGGCCTGGACTGCGGCCCGATGAGCGGCTTCGACCCCGCCAAGGTGAACGCGGCCTTCTTCCCCGACGGCCGCCACAAGGTCAACTTCCTGATCAACCTGGGCTACGGCGATGCGTCGGGCAACCACCCGCGCGGCCCGCGTTTGCCGTTCGACGCGGTAGCCACCATCGCCTGA
- a CDS encoding DUF938 domain-containing protein produces the protein MTTTHLLSSPACERNRGPLLDVLRQVLPAQGLALEIACGTGQHAAHFAPALPGWQWQPSDPQPECLRSTAAWCAGLANVRTPLLLDVTAPGWPGAPQAVDAIFCANLIHIAPWAACQGLMREAAAHLAPDGQLLTYGPYFVEGEPPAPGNLAFDADLKQRDPAWGVRRLADVQAEAAHHGLRLLRRFDMPANNLTLVWGR, from the coding sequence ATGACGACCACCCACCTGCTCTCCAGCCCCGCCTGCGAACGCAACCGCGGCCCGCTGCTCGACGTGCTGCGCCAGGTGCTGCCGGCGCAAGGCCTGGCGCTGGAAATCGCCTGCGGCACCGGCCAGCATGCCGCGCACTTCGCGCCCGCCCTGCCCGGCTGGCAATGGCAGCCCAGCGATCCGCAGCCCGAGTGCCTGCGCTCCACCGCCGCCTGGTGTGCGGGCCTGGCCAATGTGCGCACGCCGCTGCTGCTGGACGTCACCGCGCCTGGCTGGCCCGGCGCGCCGCAGGCCGTGGACGCCATCTTCTGCGCCAACCTGATCCACATCGCGCCGTGGGCGGCCTGCCAGGGGCTGATGCGCGAGGCCGCCGCCCACCTGGCGCCGGACGGTCAGCTGCTCACCTACGGGCCCTACTTCGTCGAAGGCGAGCCGCCCGCGCCCGGCAACCTGGCCTTCGACGCCGACCTGAAGCAGCGTGACCCGGCCTGGGGCGTGCGCCGCCTGGCCGACGTGCAGGCCGAGGCGGCCCACCATGGCCTGCGGCTGCTGCGGCGCTTCGACATGCCGGCCAACAACCTGACGCTGGTGTGGGGCCGCTGA
- a CDS encoding PA4780 family RIO1-like protein kinase, with amino-acid sequence MKAPARLQPLIDEGLIDSVVRQLMSGKEATVYVVRVGEDTRCAKVYKAATQRSFRQAVDYTENRKVKNSRQARAMAKGTRYGRQAQEEAWQSAEVDALYRLAAAGVRVPVPYNFHDGVLLMELVADAEGGAAPRLNDVVFTPEEARRHHAALVQQAVRMLCAGVVHGDLSEFNILLAADGPVIIDLPQAVDAAGNRHAPRMLLRDVGNLRHFFGRFAPELRATEYGPEMWSLYERGLLTADTPLSGRFEPLQGAVDLRALMREIDDARDEEAARQLRMGF; translated from the coding sequence ATGAAAGCGCCCGCGCGGCTGCAGCCGCTGATCGACGAAGGCCTGATCGACAGCGTGGTGCGGCAGCTGATGAGCGGCAAGGAAGCCACCGTCTACGTGGTGCGCGTGGGTGAGGACACCCGCTGCGCCAAGGTCTACAAGGCGGCCACGCAGCGCAGCTTCCGCCAGGCGGTGGACTACACCGAGAACCGCAAGGTCAAGAACAGCCGCCAGGCCCGCGCAATGGCCAAGGGCACCCGCTACGGCCGCCAGGCCCAGGAAGAGGCCTGGCAAAGCGCCGAGGTCGATGCGCTGTACCGCCTGGCCGCCGCCGGCGTGCGGGTGCCGGTGCCCTACAACTTCCATGACGGCGTGCTGCTGATGGAGCTGGTGGCCGATGCCGAAGGCGGCGCGGCACCGCGGCTGAACGACGTGGTGTTCACGCCCGAAGAAGCGCGCCGCCACCATGCCGCGCTGGTGCAGCAGGCGGTGCGCATGCTGTGTGCCGGCGTGGTGCATGGCGACCTGTCGGAATTCAACATCCTGCTGGCCGCCGACGGGCCGGTGATCATCGACCTGCCCCAGGCCGTGGACGCGGCCGGCAACCGCCACGCGCCCCGCATGCTGCTGCGCGACGTGGGCAACCTGCGGCACTTCTTCGGCCGCTTTGCACCCGAGCTGCGCGCCACCGAATACGGCCCCGAGATGTGGTCGCTGTACGAGCGCGGCCTGCTGACCGCGGACACCCCGCTGAGCGGCCGCTTCGAGCCGCTGCAAGGCGCGGTGGACCTGCGCGCACTGATGCGCGAGATCGACGATGCGCGCGACGAAGAAGCGGCGCGTCAGCTACGCATGGGTTTTTGA
- a CDS encoding helicase-related protein, producing MSNPSVPTPDPAPLAERPAPESQLPNLPNPKHARRLPPHIGKAEFAAIRHHAYALPQVVKPADFLEERSPGFEQHLDKLGYVLLAKPAAGARPSRWIHPAHMDAALAHLQAVGTGPDIRPLMVERGAVLDSLGVARRAGEWTRLIRHTLRLPQPEPQAPWAVPVLFRIPVADEAVWAFYRSGDKDALLAALGPAPQHPQAPELMAHLQGLVERSRQLSPRHLDSLLPRLQAEGATPQPVPELKAAFSRAQERWEHQAAELDTLEGLNTELAFQGYPDTFDIARRLQRRVTLYVGPPNSGKTHAAFERLAQATDGAYLAPLRLLALEGRDRLVARGVPCSLLTGEENVPAPGARAVSSTIEMVNTRQPIDVAVIDEAQMIFDSARGWAWTQAIVAVPASEVIIICSAYAVPAIENLLGLCGERCEVREFERKQHVQLLPQPVPLPALKLGDAVVAFSRREVLLLRDQIAANGHPVSVIYGALPPEVRRREAERFAQGESHILVATDAIGMGLNLPIRRVLFSTMTKFDGQGDRTLTESEVHQIAGRAGRYGIHEEGFCGVLKEAEAGAARTLKELLPRTPTAPRDFKAPVAPNGWHVDTISSRLNKTGLREVLGVFMDQLKLDDAHFAVAELEQMLELAEQLDQHARQLTLKERFIYAQAPVDSRTPSQVQLYLDWAHNHAVGGSAGKPWFLEEVDSHSRLDRMEQALRSCTLWLWLDLRFPGVYGHVDEVVELRSQLNDGIERQLKGKRPLAQQRRQRNGR from the coding sequence CCCAATCCGAAGCACGCGCGCCGGCTGCCCCCGCACATCGGCAAGGCCGAGTTCGCCGCCATCCGCCACCACGCCTACGCGCTGCCGCAGGTGGTCAAGCCGGCCGATTTCCTGGAAGAGCGCAGCCCCGGCTTCGAGCAGCACCTGGACAAGCTGGGCTACGTGCTGCTGGCCAAGCCCGCCGCCGGCGCCCGCCCCAGCCGCTGGATCCACCCCGCCCACATGGACGCGGCGCTGGCCCACCTGCAGGCCGTGGGCACCGGCCCCGACATCCGCCCGCTGATGGTCGAGCGCGGCGCCGTACTCGACAGCCTGGGCGTGGCGCGGCGCGCGGGTGAATGGACGCGGCTGATCCGCCACACGCTGCGCCTGCCGCAGCCCGAACCGCAGGCGCCCTGGGCGGTGCCGGTGCTGTTCCGCATTCCGGTGGCCGACGAGGCGGTGTGGGCCTTCTACCGCAGCGGCGACAAGGACGCGCTGCTGGCCGCGCTGGGCCCGGCGCCGCAGCATCCGCAGGCGCCCGAGCTGATGGCCCACCTGCAAGGCCTGGTGGAACGCAGCCGGCAGCTGAGCCCGCGGCACCTCGATTCACTGCTGCCGCGGCTGCAGGCCGAAGGCGCCACGCCGCAACCGGTGCCCGAGCTGAAGGCCGCCTTCAGCCGCGCCCAGGAACGCTGGGAACACCAGGCGGCCGAGCTGGACACGCTGGAAGGCCTGAACACCGAGCTGGCCTTCCAGGGCTACCCCGACACCTTCGACATCGCGCGCCGGCTGCAGCGCAGGGTCACGCTGTACGTGGGCCCGCCCAACAGCGGCAAGACGCATGCGGCCTTCGAGCGCCTGGCCCAGGCCACCGACGGTGCCTACCTGGCGCCGCTGCGGCTGCTGGCCCTGGAAGGCCGCGACCGGCTGGTGGCCCGCGGCGTGCCCTGCTCGCTGCTGACCGGCGAAGAGAACGTGCCAGCGCCCGGGGCCCGTGCCGTCTCCAGCACCATCGAGATGGTGAACACCCGCCAGCCGATCGACGTGGCGGTGATCGACGAGGCGCAGATGATCTTCGACAGCGCCCGCGGCTGGGCCTGGACGCAGGCCATCGTCGCGGTGCCGGCCAGCGAGGTGATCATCATCTGCTCGGCCTATGCGGTGCCCGCCATCGAAAACCTGCTGGGCCTGTGCGGCGAGCGCTGCGAAGTGCGCGAATTCGAGCGCAAGCAGCATGTGCAGCTGCTGCCGCAGCCGGTGCCGCTGCCGGCGCTCAAGCTGGGCGATGCGGTGGTGGCCTTCAGCCGCCGCGAAGTGCTGCTGCTGCGCGACCAGATCGCGGCCAACGGCCACCCGGTGAGCGTGATCTACGGTGCGCTGCCACCCGAGGTGCGCCGCCGCGAGGCCGAGCGCTTTGCGCAGGGCGAGTCGCACATCCTGGTGGCCACCGACGCCATCGGCATGGGCCTGAACCTGCCGATCCGCCGCGTGCTGTTTTCCACCATGACCAAGTTCGACGGCCAGGGCGACCGCACGCTGACCGAATCGGAGGTCCACCAGATCGCCGGCCGCGCCGGCCGCTACGGCATCCATGAAGAAGGCTTCTGCGGCGTGCTGAAGGAGGCCGAAGCGGGAGCGGCGCGCACGCTCAAGGAACTGCTGCCGCGCACGCCCACGGCGCCGCGCGACTTCAAGGCGCCGGTGGCTCCCAATGGCTGGCATGTGGACACCATCTCGAGCCGGCTGAACAAGACCGGCCTGCGCGAGGTGCTGGGCGTGTTCATGGACCAGCTGAAGCTGGACGATGCCCACTTTGCCGTGGCCGAGCTGGAACAGATGCTGGAGCTGGCCGAGCAGCTGGACCAGCATGCCCGCCAGCTGACGCTGAAGGAACGCTTCATCTACGCCCAGGCGCCGGTGGACAGCCGCACGCCTTCGCAGGTGCAGCTGTACCTGGACTGGGCGCACAACCATGCGGTGGGCGGCAGCGCCGGCAAGCCCTGGTTCCTGGAGGAAGTGGACAGCCACAGCCGCCTCGACCGCATGGAACAGGCGCTGCGCAGCTGCACGCTGTGGCTGTGGCTGGACCTGCGCTTTCCGGGTGTGTACGGCCATGTGGATGAAGTGGTGGAGCTGCGCAGCCAGCTCAACGACGGCATCGAGCGCCAGCTCAAGGGCAAGCGGCCGCTGGCCCAGCAGCGCCGCCAGCGCAACGGCCGATGA